From Ignavibacterium sp.:
TGATAATTTTTTATTCCTGTAAATCAATGTGAGCTAATTAAGCACACATCACTGAGCTATTTGAACACACTTATTTTTTATTTGTTAAATATTTTATTGAAATAGTATTCATCGGGACGGTATATAAATTGTCAAAGTAAGTATGCTATGTTAAAAAAATTCAAATTGGATTTTATCTCTAGACCTGTTTTTGGTTCACTCATCGTTGTTCTTATTGCTGGCACACTGTTATTTGCAGAAAAATATTATGAGAATCAAAACACAAAAGCTATTATTAGCAGAACTAAAGTTTATATTAACAACGCTTTAAATAAACTTGTACTGGCTTTTTATAAGAGATATGAATTAAAGAATTTTAATCAAAATTATATTACATCTAATTCTTCTAATGAAGTAGAACTGATAGACTCTGTATTCAAAGAAATTTCAAGTAATGAATTGTCTTATTATACGGGTGTTGAGGGTGGTTTCTATTTATCCGAATCAAGAAAATTTGTTGGTTTCGCTTTCCCAACAAGTCCACCTCCACAACCTTCATACGGACCTCCGCCTCGTGAGTATAATATTGTATTAAATCAAATTGAAGAATCTTTAAATCGCCATGAACAGATAACCAAAGTTTATCAGTTTGAACCCACAGTATTTTTACTCGCCACAAAACATTTGAAAATTGAAAATAAAATTGTTGGAGCTGCGTATGCTATTATAAGAGTTGAACAAATTCTTCCATTTTCTTTTTATAAAAAATTTTTCCCTATTGTACTCTTTCTTTCATTCTCCGGAATTGGGTTGGCGATTTATATTTCCTGGCTTCTCAGAAAGAGAGTTGAAGAAATTAAAAATGGTCTTGAACTAATTAAAAAAAATCAATCTCTTAGACTTCATCATCAAAAAGGAGTACTTGGAGTTATTTCAAAATCAATCAATAACCTTCTTGATGCCAGAGATGAGGAACAGCGCGAAAGAATAAGATTAGAAAAAGAGTTACAAATGAAAGAAAGAATGGCAGCATTGGGAAATCTAATAGCTGCTGTTACTCATCAGATTAAAACACCTTTGGCTATAATTAAATCGAAAATTCAACTTTGGCAAAGAAAAATAGAAAACATATCAGATGAAAATGCGAATGGTATAATTACAAAAGAGTCTATGTCAGAGATTGTTTCAGAAATTGATAGATTATCCGGGCTGGTTAATAAACTACTTTTGTTCTTAAAAAATCCTGTAGAAGATTTTATAGAAAGCGATATCAATGAAACGGTTGATAAAGTTCTGGGATTATTGAAGAGTGAACTCGATAGC
This genomic window contains:
- a CDS encoding ATP-binding protein, which codes for MLKKFKLDFISRPVFGSLIVVLIAGTLLFAEKYYENQNTKAIISRTKVYINNALNKLVLAFYKRYELKNFNQNYITSNSSNEVELIDSVFKEISSNELSYYTGVEGGFYLSESRKFVGFAFPTSPPPQPSYGPPPREYNIVLNQIEESLNRHEQITKVYQFEPTVFLLATKHLKIENKIVGAAYAIIRVEQILPFSFYKKFFPIVLFLSFSGIGLAIYISWLLRKRVEEIKNGLELIKKNQSLRLHHQKGVLGVISKSINNLLDARDEEQRERIRLEKELQMKERMAALGNLIAAVTHQIKTPLAIIKSKIQLWQRKIENISDENANGIITKESMSEIVSEIDRLSGLVNKLLLFLKNPVEDFIESDINETVDKVLGLLKSELDSNKIKVRFDRQKLPLVRINPSSFEQVIVNILVNAIHAIQNDGEIVIHTFQISENQIAIEIKDNGIGIPSEIIDKIFDPFFTTKKEGYGLGLSIAYEIIKLHKGSINVFQNEPRGTIFRIILPIN